One stretch of Methermicoccus shengliensis DSM 18856 DNA includes these proteins:
- a CDS encoding V-type ATP synthase subunit F produces MDTYDRIAVIGDGAMTLGFRLAGVDEHYTLPPEEGAKKLEELLKERDVGIIIADLKIREHLHWRLAKELEQMAKPVVVFIPDREAAKSAPAETLSETIKKALGVELMK; encoded by the coding sequence ATGGACACCTATGACAGGATAGCGGTGATTGGTGATGGTGCGATGACGCTGGGGTTCAGGCTGGCTGGTGTGGATGAGCACTACACCCTCCCCCCAGAGGAGGGTGCAAAGAAGCTCGAGGAGCTGCTCAAGGAGAGAGATGTGGGGATAATCATCGCAGACTTGAAAATAAGGGAGCACCTCCACTGGAGGCTTGCCAAGGAGCTGGAGCAGATGGCAAAACCCGTGGTGGTATTCATACCAGACAGAGAGGCTGCCAAGAGCGCTCCCGCCGAGACGCTGAGTGAAACCATCAAGAAGGCATTGGGAGTAGAGCTGATGAAATGA
- a CDS encoding V-type ATP synthase subunit A, which translates to MGVLSKVSGPVVVADEMYDAQMYNVVQVGEHKLIGEIIRIREDKATIQVYEDTSGLTPGEEVVNTHMPLSTMLGPGLLRSIYDGVQRPLDLVALEAGDYIRRGVQVSPLDMKKKWDFVPEMKEGDAVQPGAILGTVQETAAIQHRVLVPHGVEGFITSIEDGSFTVNDPVCTIKTKQGEEKDIPMMQSWYVRRGRPVVEKYEPNIPLITGQRVLDTFFPVAKGGIACIPGPFGSGKTVTQHQLAKWADADVVVYIGCGERGNEMTDVLTEFPELEDPKTGLPLMERTVLIANTSNMPVAAREASIYTGITIAEYYRDMGYDVALMADSTSRWAEALREISGRLEEMPGEEGYPAYLGRKIAEFYERAGRVKCIGNGRMGSVSIIGAVSPPGGDLSEPVSQNTLRVARVFWALDASLAHRRHFPAINWLLSYSLYLENLGEWFSQNISTNWMPLRNEAMKVLQKEAELQEIVQLVGPDALPEEERMVLESARMLREDFLQQSAYHEVDTYSSLKKQYLMLRTIMKFHQRAMDALYMGVSFEKIKSMHVRSEIARMKEIPEDIIEERVEEINEHIDREFEALQG; encoded by the coding sequence ATGGGAGTTCTTAGCAAGGTTTCTGGACCTGTGGTCGTTGCAGATGAGATGTACGATGCCCAGATGTACAATGTGGTACAGGTGGGCGAGCACAAGCTGATAGGTGAGATTATCAGGATCAGAGAAGACAAAGCCACAATTCAGGTATATGAAGATACCAGCGGGCTAACTCCCGGCGAGGAAGTTGTGAACACTCACATGCCCCTATCCACCATGCTTGGACCTGGGCTGCTAAGGTCCATTTATGATGGCGTCCAGCGCCCCCTCGACCTCGTTGCCCTCGAAGCTGGAGACTACATCCGAAGAGGTGTGCAGGTCAGCCCGCTCGACATGAAGAAAAAGTGGGACTTCGTGCCAGAGATGAAAGAGGGTGATGCCGTGCAGCCTGGCGCGATTCTGGGCACCGTGCAGGAGACCGCCGCCATCCAGCACAGGGTGCTCGTACCCCACGGGGTTGAGGGGTTCATCACCTCAATTGAGGATGGCTCCTTCACCGTGAATGACCCCGTGTGCACCATCAAGACGAAGCAGGGGGAGGAGAAGGACATACCGATGATGCAGAGCTGGTACGTCAGACGTGGGCGTCCGGTTGTGGAGAAGTACGAGCCCAACATCCCCTTGATCACGGGTCAGCGAGTTCTCGACACGTTCTTTCCGGTGGCCAAGGGTGGAATTGCGTGCATTCCCGGACCGTTCGGAAGCGGCAAGACTGTGACACAGCATCAGCTCGCCAAGTGGGCAGATGCCGACGTCGTGGTGTACATAGGATGTGGTGAGCGTGGCAACGAGATGACCGATGTGCTCACCGAGTTTCCAGAGCTGGAGGACCCAAAAACTGGGCTGCCGCTGATGGAGAGGACTGTGCTCATCGCCAACACATCCAACATGCCAGTGGCAGCGAGAGAGGCTTCCATCTACACGGGCATCACAATCGCCGAGTACTACAGGGACATGGGATATGATGTTGCCCTGATGGCAGACTCCACATCGAGGTGGGCAGAGGCGCTGCGAGAGATTTCAGGAAGGCTCGAGGAGATGCCGGGTGAGGAGGGATATCCAGCATACCTTGGAAGGAAGATCGCCGAGTTCTATGAGAGGGCTGGCAGGGTGAAGTGTATCGGCAACGGCAGGATGGGGTCTGTGAGCATCATAGGGGCTGTATCTCCCCCGGGTGGCGACCTCTCGGAGCCCGTATCGCAGAACACGCTGAGGGTGGCGAGGGTGTTCTGGGCACTCGATGCCTCACTCGCCCACCGCAGGCACTTCCCAGCCATCAACTGGCTGCTCTCCTACTCCCTCTATCTGGAGAACCTCGGGGAGTGGTTTAGCCAGAACATCTCCACCAACTGGATGCCTCTCAGGAACGAAGCCATGAAGGTGCTCCAGAAGGAAGCAGAGCTTCAGGAAATTGTGCAGCTCGTGGGCCCAGACGCCCTTCCAGAGGAGGAGAGAATGGTGCTCGAGAGTGCTCGCATGCTCAGAGAGGACTTTCTGCAGCAGAGTGCCTACCACGAGGTGGACACCTACTCCTCGCTCAAAAAGCAGTACCTCATGCTGCGGACCATCATGAAGTTCCACCAGCGCGCGATGGATGCCCTCTACATGGGTGTGAGCTTCGAGAAAATCAAGTCCATGCACGTAAGAAGCGAGATTGCGAGGATGAAGGAGATTCCAGAGGACATAATCGAGGAGAGGGTAGAGGAAATCAACGAACACATAGACAGGGAGTTCGAGGCTCTGCAGGGGTGA